TTTCTATTCAGTGGagattgtgtgtgttttatatctaCAGTGTCTCTAGTGATGTCTTCAGACTCAATGTTAATGTTAAGACTGTTAGGCGTAAAAATGCTGTTGTTCTTTTTGCTTGCAGGATCTCTGCCTGATGTGTTCAATTCACAACCTCCATCTTGCCAATTGTCTTGACAAAGCGAGGCTTCTGGTAAATTTGCTTTTAGGGCAGAGTTGACGTCTATAGTACTAGGCTTCTGAAAAGTTAGCATATCCTCTGCAGATAGCCGTATATCATGAGCAGAAGATGCTATGTGAGTAACTTGTGGAGGTTGAGGAAAAATGCCACTTAAACTTTTGAGGGTATGCACTGTAATCATTTCAGATGGAGATGGGGAAGCATCAGAAGCAGAGTCAATAAAACTAAAATCAGAGTTACTTAGATTTTTATTTAGATCTTCCAAGGTTAGTGGAGGCGATTCATGATGGATGTTTCTGAACTTGGTAGGCTTATCTGGGTGAATTGAGAATAATTCCATTGTTGGGTCTTGTGTAATTGACGCAATGTCAAGCGTCTTAAGACTGGATTTAGAGTGTTTTGGGGAAGACATATACAGTAGGTCGGCAACAGTAATTTCACTATCAAGAAGCATTACTGGTAGAGATAAGGCTTTGATTTCAGAATGTGAAGTGGTCTTTACAATGGCGTCTTCTCTAACAGTGGGACTGGTGTCCGTGGTATCCTCTGAGGCTAACAATATTATCGAATCCTTTACATTCGGGTCTAGATTGTTTTCTGTTGCATCTGGCCATAAGTCCTGCTCAGTAAACATACATTTACAGCTATCATCTTCATCTCGCAATGGTTCATAGTCAAACTTCTTGAAGTCATCTTCAGACTTGAATGGAGATGGAGACTCTGGAGAAATATTGGCATAATGCTGTGAGTGTTCGGTATGAAAGTCCGACATGTCACTGCTGACGAGAAGGTCTTTGCCTAAGCTTGGGTACAGGTGGGGACTTGGTGTGCATCTCTTGTGCCCGCCTTCTCTTGTGTGCTGCAGGGAAGCTGCGCCCGTTTGTGACAGGAGACAGGCCTCTTTCTGCACAGCCAGCTCCTGACCCCTGTGCAACCAGCTGTCAGAAGATCTCTTGTTTACCAAAGGTCTTGTTATGGGCCTCCGTGGAGGCAacggtggaggctctgcttcttCTTCACTCATCCGCATCTCCTCAATGGGTGGAATAGTGTTACCCTTATGTGGAGGAGTGCTTCTTACTTGAGCTTGCCACGAGGTTGTATTCGAAGGGTGATTGGTAGGAGAGCTCTTTGGCGAATTCAGCCTGCTGGACGCAAAGGCGTCAAAGGACTCGTCGCATTCTCTTCCCAAGCTCTCTGATATGGAGCGAGAGGTGAACGGATTCGGGGGGCTGGCAGTCACCGCTCTCGGGAGTAAGGCAGGGAGGGATGTCTGCCTGGCTACAGGCCTGGGCCGCTCGCGCCGTATGGTGGCCATTTTCTTTGGCACTGCGACATCGTGGGCGGTACTGGGGATGCAAGGCAAAGCTGTGGAATGACAGGGGGAGCAGGTGGCGCAAGGGGGGGACCTCCGGGCCTCTTCGGTTATGAGGTCCTCAAAAAAGGGGTTACACTGCAGACACGGGAGGAAGGGGTTGGCGGGAGAGATGGGGTTGGGTGTCAGAGAGGGGGTGAAGGTGTTAGTGGGATGGCCACTGTCGGGTGAGGCACGGCCAGTGGAAGAAGAGCACTGGGTGGGAATGGGGGAgcgaggggggaggggaggaggggtgtcTGAGTCGCTTTCTACCTTAGAAGAAACTTCCAGCCTGTGGAGGGAAGGCACAAGCAGTCCTCTTTGTTAATTCTGTGCAAGCTGACCCATTCAAAATATGGGTGTCATTTTCAAACACACATAGAAAAAGGAAACCCAGATGTCTAAAGAGAAGAAGCATCTCATGCCAACTACTGTCTATTTGAGGACTAGCTTCAAATATTTTCATATGTGAATATGCTACAATTGCCAAAAAATGCAAACAATAACGTGTTATGGAAAACAGCAACAAGAGTGTACTACAAAAAGCAAAATAACATTTAGCAAATTACTGAAGCAAGGTGAAGAGCAAAAATGCAAGATGTACTACATTTGGAACAGTAATAGAAACAGTAATACTGCAGATAATTTAATAGCAAAAACAGGTGATTAGTGTATTGGGCCAGTATTCATAAAGCATCACAGAGTAAAGTActaatctaggatcagtttggacttttagatcataatgaataaggttACATGGACAGGGAGGATCTGATCCTAGAACAGCACTCCTATTCTGATATGCTTTATGAATACTGGCCCAGATGTTCCACAACATACCAAACCTAAAGCTTAAAGTGCAGGTAGATCTTTCTCTGTATACAGTATCTGACCCCAAGCAAGGTTAAGagtgaaatatactgtatataccattaTTTCCTTTTCAACTCGTCACATGGAGTCTGTCTTTGATTTCCTCTGATTCAAAGGACAGTAACGTTACATATATTCTTATACAAATAGCCTAGATGTCGACTATTATCCTGTGTTAATAGTACAAGTATGAACCTTAACATGTTGTGCCTTACATGAGGTGATATGAGAttgcagcactttgtgacaactgctgatgtaaaaagggctttataaaatacatttgattgatttgaaatGGTAGATGAACTGGCCACATTTCCATTTGAAAGGAACAGGGGGCAGCATAAACACTGAACACAAGGAAATCAAAACCTTCCAAGATGTAGATGTCTGTGTGCTTTTGATGGAAGGCAAAACTGTATGAAGCCCTGGAGTGTGGAGACATCTGAAATGACCCTCCACTCACCTTGGCTTGTTCTGGGAGTCACTGGAGCCAAACCAGCTTCGCAGTCTCCCCTCGGTGAGAGGACAACCCTGGCTCGGCGCCAACTTGGCAGGTAGAGAATCACTCTTCCCTCCGGAGAATAACGACTTTCTGAGCTTTTTCCTTTTGTCTGCTGAGTCCACCGTGGTGGTGGAAGACAGCATTGAGGCAGCTGCCAGCACAGGACGACCCCCTACCTGTGCGCTTTGAACCTGGGAGACATGAGGTTCGGCCTCCTTCTCCACGTACTCATCTTCCTTATTCACCTTGTCGAAGGACCAGCGCCGTCCCTCACCGGCTGAACCATTGTCCTCGCTCTGCTTTGTGAGGTTCTGCAGCGAACAAGAGAGGGGGGAGCACTTCTCAAGGAGGACCAGCTTGGATGGGAGGGTGCCTGAACCCTTGGGACCCACTGGTTCGGATCCATAGATGTGGCTTCCGTTGATGCACAGAGGGGATTGGGAGGGAGTTATACCCTGACCTTTGAGGGATTCCACTGCAGGACAGGGCTGGGGAACGGCAGTAGTGGTGATCCTACTTGCCTCGTCGCTGAGGGATCGATTGTGAGTCAGTATCTTTGGGGAAGATTGTGTGTTGTTGAGCACTATTTGGGGGGAAAGAAAGGGGGTCAAAGTATTGGCCTGAAATGGATCGGCCTTAATAATAAACTCTCTTCCAAAACAATTCATTAAAATGCATAAGCTTGCTAGATCCTTTAGATACAATACATGCTTTTTTGTGTCTGGTAAAGATTCTGTCAGAATATAATCTAAATACAGGTCGCTGCATATTACAGACATACAGGGCAATTTCTAATGAAAATGAAACACTTGGACAGAGGAAATCTGCATGCTTACCTTTTTTAGctaggtctgtgtctctgtggtgggtgTCAACTTTGACCTTGTTGCTGTAGATGGGGGAGCTGGGGGGACTGGAAGGGTCCACCAGGATGCCTAGGTccagaggagggggacagggccTCTCACTGGTCAAGGACAACATGCTGCTCTCTGAGGCCAGCGACAAGCACGACCTTGTGTCGGACGAACTCCTCAGCTTTCCCTTCCCCTTGAAGAAATCCTTCACCTTGCTCTGCTTCTCCTCGGCTATCTCCACGGggtcctctcccccttcccctcgttCCCCCTCTCGGAATGGTTTTCCTAGGGAACCTGACAGGGCGGCGAAGCGTCCCGGCACGATGGCTGATGAGGACTCCATGTCGCCGATCTTCCTCCCCGTCACACGGTCCTTAAGTTTGCCGAAGGCAGACCGTGGCTTGTCCTTCATGGTTAGGTCGAACATGCTGGCTGTCAGGTTGTTGCGGGTGAACTGGACCGTCACCTGGATCTCGCCGCGCTCCTTCTCCTTCCGGCCGGCCTTGGAGTTGAGTTTGAGCCATCTGGACCCACAGTGAGAGGAGACTGTAAGGCATCAACCATCCCCAGCGCTCCACACATGCATTTTCATGCAACTTAAACACATATTTTATATTATAAAACGTGTTGTTTGGATCCCGAATGCTGATTGGATGAGCGGCATTCTAAGCTGTGCTGTATTGGCCGACACAGGCACACCATGCCTGTTAACAGTTCCATCTCAAATTATCACTGCGCCTCCATAAGACTATCATATTCATGTTGCTGTCCGAATCATCTCTTGCATTTATCTCAACTTTCGTTATTTACCCTAGCTTCCAgtctagcatttagtttggtacagcgggggttaatataGGCACAGCTGTCTGCCTGTCAGACATCTGAagatttatttcactttttaaaTGTGAACTCCCCTGGAGCCTATCATAGAGGGCCAACGGGTGTCCAGACGCAACTCAACTTTTTCTGGGCCAGACGAAATCATGTATCAACCTACTTACTGAGGCACTTCTCAGGTATGAGACGATACTGACAGTTCAAATATTTCTTTGGATATTTGAGAACACGTCGCCACTGTCCAAATACCTGCAAACAAGTTGGATGGACATCCTGTCTGCCCATCAAATGGTTGTGGCTACACAGGAAACCCTGAAAGGCATGTCAAGAAACTTTGACACCATTTAGGCAGCTACAGACACATTTGTTCAGTTTGCAAATAAGAAGATCAAAGAACAGGATGAGGACACAGAGCTGGAGAAGGTGGAAGCCACTCTGCCACAGAATAGGGCAAGAAAGAAGAAAATAATGTCTTGAGAAATGGCTCAAGATGAAGCTTTGACAGAGGCAGAGAATGTCTATAAAGTTCAAGTCCACAATCCAATTATAGATACAGTCACAGATAGTATCCACAGGCGATTTATGTCTCGTGGCACTCTATGCTGACCTAGCCCTTCTGGACCTTAGAAACATCTTCCAAATAACATCCAATGGTCTTCCAGAGACAGCCCTTCAAGATCTCAGCAAATGTTCGCTTCGGTTTGATAAGCGAGCAACTGTTGACAATTTGTAACGTGAGCTGAGAAGCCTCGCTGTAAAGTGGAAAATACTGAAAAGTTCAGTATTGGAGGAATACAAGGACAGTGGAGGATGGCCCTGGAGGAAATGAAGATGAGGCCGAAATGAAGAATCCTGCAAAGAATTTGGATTGTGTTGTTACCAGATGCTGAGACGGTACAACCTGCTTACTGATGCATACCATATCCTTGCCCTTGGATACAAGTTCCTACTCACCCTCTCAGATACCCAGGTAGCTTGTGCGGTAAGTTTCTCTACCTTAAAGTATATCAAGAGTAGACTCAGGAGCACTCTCTCACAAGAACACCTAGAGGCCTTCATGCTGACGGCCACcgaggaggacatcctaatggccctggatactgacatggttactgaggaggacatcctaatggccctggatactgacatggttactgaggaggacatcctaatgttcctggatactgacatggttactgaggaggacatcctaatagccctggatactgacatggttactgaggaggacatcctaatggccctggatactgacatggttactgaggaggacatcctaatggtcctggatactgacatggttactgagaaggacatcctaatgtTCCTGGATACTGTCATGGTTACcgaggaggacatcctaatggtcctggatactgacatggttacagagaaggacatcctaatggccGTGGATACTGTCATGGTTACcgaggaggacatcctaatggcccTGGATACTGTCATGGTTACcgaggaggacatcctaatggtcctggatactgacatggtt
This genomic stretch from Oncorhynchus tshawytscha isolate Ot180627B linkage group LG21, Otsh_v2.0, whole genome shotgun sequence harbors:
- the LOC112221110 gene encoding rab11 family-interacting protein 1-like; amino-acid sequence: MMSFIDLNDDQRWVPTHVNVTVLRARGLRTKGKHGGSRYVYTIIQVGKEKYTTGLVEKATVPEWNEECCFELLPGILEDGVRSAFPSGSGDLVLTIMHRVLIGLDVFLGQAILPLDKIFQDGMCPRDEWLKLNSKAGRKEKERGEIQVTVQFTRNNLTASMFDLTMKDKPRSAFGKLKDRVTGRKIGDMESSSAIVPGRFAALSGSLGKPFREGERGEGGEDPVEIAEEKQSKVKDFFKGKGKLRSSSDTRSCLSLASESSMLSLTSERPCPPPLDLGILVDPSSPPSSPIYSNKVKVDTHHRDTDLAKKVLNNTQSSPKILTHNRSLSDEASRITTTAVPQPCPAVESLKGQGITPSQSPLCINGSHIYGSEPVGPKGSGTLPSKLVLLEKCSPLSCSLQNLTKQSEDNGSAGEGRRWSFDKVNKEDEYVEKEAEPHVSQVQSAQVGGRPVLAAASMLSSTTTVDSADKRKKLRKSLFSGGKSDSLPAKLAPSQGCPLTEGRLRSWFGSSDSQNKPRLEVSSKVESDSDTPPPLPPRSPIPTQCSSSTGRASPDSGHPTNTFTPSLTPNPISPANPFLPCLQCNPFFEDLITEEARRSPPCATCSPCHSTALPCIPSTAHDVAVPKKMATIRRERPRPVARQTSLPALLPRAVTASPPNPFTSRSISESLGRECDESFDAFASSRLNSPKSSPTNHPSNTTSWQAQVRSTPPHKGNTIPPIEEMRMSEEEAEPPPLPPRRPITRPLVNKRSSDSWLHRGQELAVQKEACLLSQTGAASLQHTREGGHKRCTPSPHLYPSLGKDLLVSSDMSDFHTEHSQHYANISPESPSPFKSEDDFKKFDYEPLRDEDDSCKCMFTEQDLWPDATENNLDPNVKDSIILLASEDTTDTSPTVREDAIVKTTSHSEIKALSLPVMLLDSEITVADLLYMSSPKHSKSSLKTLDIASITQDPTMELFSIHPDKPTKFRNIHHESPPLTLEDLNKNLSNSDFSFIDSASDASPSPSEMITVHTLKSLSGIFPQPPQVTHIASSAHDIRLSAEDMLTFQKPSTIDVNSALKANLPEASLCQDNWQDGGCELNTSGRDPASKKNNSIFTPNSLNINIESEDITRDTVDIKHTQSPLNRKGNIYKSKIDSSIVDPSCHIRTSPVSPQIGMQQEVVRNKQEVSQPLVKRTKPVNESSPRGASSHRSLKGMIRELYGNGGANSPGKGLRESPLHQSLSPGHVLTESIEVPFSYQPTKSNFSSPLSPDRETTFKAAKLFVSLQKTNTNSSTQSITKENCLTERSPSKQNGTISFEDLHAKVAPNVRSPMSARLRPGVSLHASSPSSVAPSLVTETNAQAKLLPTPGPSSIHHPPILRPSTGANATLAIAPCTSSSSSSSTSSTTVQPLVNARHTLLPEETQPTSSLPRQESRPHPVKPLTTTASQGEKKEGRSFLEKLKSSIHSGLAAKQTLAEAETEIEESLTDRSAQYEQLTKMELISLLLQQQMDMENQKAASEQQAVPLKKHEAEMKKIKAQVRDLEDYIDRLLVQIMEQTPTLLQVRSRHK